In the genome of Carya illinoinensis cultivar Pawnee chromosome 13, C.illinoinensisPawnee_v1, whole genome shotgun sequence, the window gttgagtgtggttttctcctacccaaaatatctataaaatattatctcaaaatattctatccaataatatctataaaaatcagctcaatatattttccaaatgtggagtagacttggaagagtaaggtggctaaaatctttctatgtgtattttaaatctctattcttaagatattttccaaatgtgtattttgcttaggtgtcatgatctcacaccttgatttccttcacaattccatctaatggtttctctttgtgccaagtatctaatactattcattatgtgtggttaagatcttgccaagtgtccaaataaaatatcgctatcctaatttggacatttcacactatgattttgaaaacactgcgctcagtacatttaccgaggttactattcactccaaaaataaacgtaataaacttagtactgaaaaattctaaatattcaattaagcctagtggtgtagactataatgtattctgacacttttaactatctcaaataattaaaatcgcatttctggcaccatagtgagtgataacactaactatgttgacaggctaaaatttatgcgattagtcgattcgtgtaaacttacagagttttcacgaggttcctaaagtcaatagaaattccttaattgaatttctagcggactgttacaaCATTCATCTCAGTTGTAACCTTAGCTATTATCCCATCCAGGAAACTCATTTCTCTACTACCAACAACAACAGTGAAAAGCTCACTAAAGTAATCAATCATAACTTTATTCTTGCTCTCTTCAGTTTGCCATCTTCCTTCATAATCTCTCACGCCAATGATAGTattcttttttgtcttttgagAAGCTTTATGATGAAAAAACTTAGAATTTTGGTCCCCCACTTTGAACCATAAAGGTTTAGATCTCTGTCTCCACATAATCTCTTCTCTTTCCAACCAATTATGAACCTAAGTTCTTGCAGCACTGTGTTCTTGTAATTTACAACACCTTGGATCAAGTTGTTGTAATTGGTAAAGTCTCTTTTTGGCCTCCCTCATCTTCCTATGTATCTTCCCAAAAGTCCTCCTATTCCAATCTTGCAATAGCTCACTACAGATTGCTAACTTTCTCATCACAGCAGACATCCCCTTGTCACTAACATCCATTCTCCAAGCCTTTTCAATAACAACTTCACAATTTGTAGCCTTACTCCACATTGCCTCAAATCAGAAAGGTCTTTGACCTCTTCCATAGTATCTTTCCACATCCCCATATAGCATAATGGGACAGTGATTCGAGTAAGCTACATAGTCATGCATAACCTTCATTGAGCTAAACATATTCTTCCACTCCACATTAGCTAAAAACTGGTCTAATCTTTCACAAATACCATATTGTTTCCTCTTCGATTACACCACGTAAAGATAAACCTTGAGTGTCACCTTTTGAATGGAGGGTTGCCATTATGGGTTAATTAGCTGGACCGCTTCACATGTATTCTTTTCATTTATTACTTCTCACACATTTgctcatcttcaattatgttaGAATTCATTTGGACACACaattaagatgaaataaaataaaatattttaaaattgtccACGGTTCATATACTGTTCACACActatttaagtaatatttttacccgttattactgtttatttaagttgatggttttaaaatttagtgataaaatataatatattttgataggAAAAACTAATGTAGGATACATATGAGAGATTATACCATTTATCCAAACTGGCCttaatcaattaaaaagaataataataaataatatactttAATGTCAGTTTCACGACCTTTGTCAAGCATATAATGCTATTTAAATATCgataaaatatctataaataattaaatattatgggCCCATTTTATCTGTATTTTCCTGACCACTTCATGcattaaattttatacataAACTATGGAGTCCAGATCcaaaatatataagatattcATGTACTTAATCTATACAAtttctataattaaaactattcatgatatttatatcttataaatatataagatatttataagatacaaaaattttacatataattaattttatatattctttatgcactatactaatataattaattatgtcattttttaatataaaataattaatttaattaattatattaattaaatatataaaaatatctgtATATAACATAACACTTCTAAATATAAGCTAGTTGAATTTGCGTGACGATTAAGTTGTACAGATATAAAATGGAGAATTGTGTGCTGTATATAGTCATATAGATGAAAACGACATTTTTGTTTTGGCGCGACCACGACCACTATGAGACAAATGGAATTATATTATTCGTCCAACTATGAATGAGTCAAATCGTAATTATCTTTACAGTCTAATTTACAGgaagatttttaatttcttgagtTGGAGTTGGACAAAGCATAGcatttttatcaattattttttaaaaataaaataatgagaaattttaatttttatatgtttataataaataaaaattataaattatttaaataaaaactctattcTATGACCTCATAAATAAAatggtaaatttaattttttaataaaaatatacagtTAAGAAAATGAGGTTATTTTGAAAAGAGGTTTGTTAGATATAAGgtttatgtattaatttgcatatccataattttatttttaaaaattttttatatttcataaaatttatttatatttaatttatattattttattaaatatatacttATACATCAATATCCATCGTGAATTAATGTACGAAGCTTACTTGCAAGAATATTTTCTCCGTTTATGCGAGATTCCCTATTCATCGTCCGTCGGTTCGTCCCCATGTGGCGTGACAGCATGTCGCCCAATCGAGCTTTTCTCCTATGTAACCTACTATCCCGAAATCACACTCtctgcgctctctctctctctctctctctctctccagaaaGCTTCCTAACCTTTCTCTTGGGCACTCAGATTCTCCCTCCGCCTCCTTCGCCTCTAAATGTAATGCTCAAACAACCCCCATTTTGACTAGAACACGTTTTCCAAAATCGCTTTCGATGATACTGTTTTCTTATTTTGGCTGCGAGAATGATTCTGATTGTACGTCTAATGGCTTTTcttgttctctttttctttttgtgttctctgtttttttttttgttgatataGATTTGGCAATCGAAGAGATATGTCGAAGCCAGGGGCACTGGATCTCGCGTCGGGTCTCGGTGGAAAGATCGACAAGGAAGATGTCCTCTCCGCTGTTGAGAAGTATATATTTCTCCCCACCAGCTCTCTCTCCGTCTCTCTCCGTCTCTCTGTGCGTTTGTGTGTGACGGCGCTTTTGATTtctgtttctctctctaaaaagtTATTGCTCCGGAGCCTGGTTCAAGCGAGCCTTTGCCTGATCATCTTGTCTGGTCATCTTAACCCAAAGCGACGCCGGTTAACCTAACTGTTTCTCTCTCTACATTGAGACTCGGATATTCTTTCTTTCACTTAAAATGATGCTTCAAATTCTTCCTCAATCTCtctcaaaaattaatttaattattatttaattttctttattttacttatcCCTTTACGTTATTTACTGCTAGGTTTGATTTAGGTTGATTAAGTTTTAGCTAATTGGGATTATTAGATGCCCAAGTTCTAATTATAGTGAAATTAAGTTAAGGCTATTTTTGGACACTGTAGTGGTGGATCTGATTCAGAGATTCTTTTGTAAGTGGATGTTTGGTTTGAGAGAGACTGATGAGGTGCAGAAGTGGACCCCAAGCCCCTTGCTTTGCATTTATTGCAGATGTTTGGTTTTTCTTGTGAATTAGTACTTCCTAATATCAATTATCATCGTGTTATTCGTCTAAGGAATTGGATTATGCATTCCTATGAAGAAATGGAATTGGACGAGGCCTGAGCACAACATCTAATGATTAGATTATTTTAACTGGAATGCCACAAGTTCAGATGTCTGATCTACAAATGGTCCTCGAAACATTTGCTTTTGCATCAATTGGTTTCTGGTGGAAaggctttttttaaaaaggttttttatttccctacttatataaaaaaaggttttttattgccctatttttttttttttttggggtattGTTAAAGTTGAGGAAAAGAAAAGTTAGCTGGAATTGACTGCTAGTAAACAGTGTAAATGGTGTGTCATACCCCACTTTGTTTTGGctgtttcttgggcttgactcGAACTTTCGGTGGGATCTGAGGTCATGGAAGACTTTGTGATTTTTAGTAGTGGACATAAAAAATTGGAAATTTCGTGGCCGCTTTAGATCTgaatatttgataaattttcatttccttttttacCCTTATTGAGGCAACTGGAATTTCATGATCtgttattttacataataagaTTTTTTTGGCCAAGTGCACCAATAATCTTAAATCAATAGATGTCACACCCACAAAGGCACAAGGATAGATTTTTGTAGAATCAGTGTGTACCGCATTGATTGCGAAGTTAGTAGCCTTTGCAAGTTGCAACTGAAGCATCTGCATAATAGTGTAACGCGTCGCACACCCAGACTGTTCTTGGGAAGAAGTACCCTTAAGAAAACATAAGAAACTACTCACTTCGAGCTATGATCGAATTAGATGTGACGTCAAATTGATCTAGTATTGCTATTCAATGCCTTTATGAATGACATTATCGATCACTCgtaaaaaagttattatttttaagaaaagctGCTTTGACACGCTGGCGTGGCATGCACAATGACATGGCTTTTTTGTCCGAGTTTGGCATATTGGTGTGTGGTAAAAGTTTTGGTTTGACGATTCAGGTATGAGAAGTATCATGTCCATTATGGcggtgaagaagaagagagaaaagctAACTACACTGACATGGTGAGAGATGTTATCTTTTAAACAATCTTTTTATTCAAGAATTAAGATTATCGTGTGCAAAGAATTAACTGCACACCAGCAGCATGTTCTATTCAATGCCTTTGTAAGTCTTCTGTAATCGCATTTTTGGTGTTCGGTTTCTAAATCGTGTTATAAGGTACTCGGCTCAGCATGATGAGTAAGGCTTGAACTATACATTGACCAGTGTACAAGCTAGCAAAAACCTTGAGTGATTGCAATCTTAGACTTGTCTATGAGGTTTTCTTTATGTTGTCAGGATTGGCCCAGTTTATGCTGATATTTAAGCATGAATCTTTTTTCAATCTTATGTGTTGAGATCTATTTTGTTGAAATGATGGATAACCTGTTGATCACTATTTGGATGCCAAATTCTATCACATTTCGGAAGAATAAAATAGAACTTGTCTTATGTGGATTCCAGGTTAATAAATACTATGATCTCGTTACCAGCTTTTATGAGTTTGGTTGGGGCGAGTCTTTCCATTTTGCTCCCAGGTAGCATTTCAAGCAATGTGGtataatttcttttggcctacattgctaattaaatctaatattCTTGATACTTTTGTTCTTTAAGATGGAAAGGGGAGTCTCTTCGAGAGAGCATCAAGAGACATGAGCACTTTCTTGCTTTACAACTAGGCCTGAAGCCTGAGCAGAAGGTTTGTTCCCTCTGTGGAACATGGAAAAACTGACAAGATAGAGATTCACTGTTCAAATTTTGACATGTTTGTTTGGCAAAATAGGTGTTGGATGTAGGATGCGGAATCGGTGGACCACTGAGAGAAATTTCTAGATTCAGGTGAATGgcatttcattcatttaatattttatctatttgaCAATTGACACACTCCCCTCCTATTCTCCATTTTGGTTTTTAGCGTTTTTAAACAAGAGTGCTGTGGAGGTCATGGCTGTACTTTGttgtagtttttatttattctaggcaCATTCAAATAGACTGGgttaatttttgtaaatatcatcAGATTCCTGACGGTAGCATTCATCATGTTTTTTAGAAAGATAAATTAGCAGTGTTTAGGTTTTAATAGTTGCTAGGATTGAATTTTACATTCGGTATATCAGTGGTTGCTACATGAACTTTTGGTTTGACatcatattttttcttcatttttaattacttgTGCCAGTAGTAAGTATAATTTCAGAAGTTTTAGAAGTCTAGATATTTACTCTTCATCCTAAGGAAGGAAGGAAAgactaattatttttacaaatgtAATTTGTTACAGCTCAACATCAATTACGGGGTTGAACAACAATGAATATCAGATAACGAGGGGAAAGGTATATACTAATCTCTCACTTAGGACATAAGGATCAAATGCATCTAAAACAATTATTATCACCTGTGTTTTGATTTGCAAGAATGACTTGCAAATCCATTCTTGCAAATCGAAAAATGGTCCTACTTTACTCTTAAAAAGTGTTTTGATTAGTTGTTAGGAAACCTTGACAGTATTTCTGAGCTTTTGGACTTTAGTTCCTTCATAGTTTTCTTTAGCTCTGTAGTAGTATATGTTTTACTTTATGTATTAGTGGAACGGGATGATTTCTTGAAGGAATTCTTTTGCCACTTAAGACAATGCTGGAGTCATGAGATTGTAAGGATTGTTTGCTTATTACCACCATAGTGCTAAATCTCAAAATAGCGATAACACAGATTCTGTTGCTCCACAGGAACTCAACCGCGTTGCTGGAGTTGACAAAACCTGTGAATTTGTGAAGGTTGGTTTTTATGATGTTACAAAAGGGTCTGTGCGGTATATACTTCTGCTTCATTAATATATTTCTTAACCAGAAAACCAGAAAAAAGGATATTACAAAGGTGTTTATGTTGATATGGGTGGGGTCTGTATCTGGGGTTTACTCCTTAGTGGTGGGTCTGAAGGCCTGCCTTGGTGAGTTTCCACATCATAAAAAAGGTTTATGGTGGGAGATCCATGACCGTAATTGATTCTTGATGATGCAGGCCGACTTCATGAAAATGCCATTTCCTGACAATACTTTCGATGCAGTATATGCAATTGAAGCCACTTGCCATGCCCCAGATGCTGTACGCATTCCAAATTCTAATAAGCTTAGCTTGTATTTCATCAACTTCCAATTTCCACTTTCCATcttctaatattttcttttctctttggtTCATATGGTTAAACCTGTTTTTCTGATCTGGATATAGTATGGATGCTACAAAGAAATATACAGAGTACTGAAGCCGGGCCAATATTTTGCTGCATATGAATGGTGCATGACTGATTCTTTTGATCCCAATAACAgtgaacataaaaaaataaaggtaaaATAAGCTTGAAGCATGATAAATTTGCTCTTGGTATCCTTACGTTTGTTGGGGAGGGGGTGATTTGGAGTTTACGATGATTTTTACATCGTGCCAATATAACAAAACTTTATGTCTCAGGCAGAAATTGAGATTGGCGATGGCCTTCCTGATATCAGGTTGACTGGACAATGCCTCGAAGCTCTGAAACAAGCAGGTTTTGAGGTGACTACGAGCTGtcgttattatttttttcataattttatttttatgattggcAGAAGTGACAAGCTTATTTATTTGTCCTGCACAAAGGTTATTTGGGAGAAAGATCTCGCCAGAAACTCACCTCTCCCTTGGTACATGCCTTTGGATAAAAGTCACTTTTCTCTAAGTACTTTCCGTCTAACTGCTGTCGGGCGTTTTATTACGAAAAATATGgtaatattttgtttctttcaaatattttattaccaTTGTTGATTCCCTTTTCTCCAGCGCTTTTCCAAGAAGCCATGGTTTTGCGGCTATAAGATTTTCAGGAGTTCAATACTTGTTCAATTTCGAAACAGCAGTTGATTAGAGCtggctttttcattttttgcagGTTATGGCCCTGGAATTTGTGGGACTTGCCCCAAGAGGAAGTCAACGTGTTCAAAACTTTCTGGCACAGGCTGCAGAAGGGCTTGTTGAAGGTGGAAAGTGAGTGTTCCATCTATCGTACTTATCCTCCTTGAGCTCATATGAGAATTAAATatgctaattttttttatcattattattattatagtcaATGATCCTATGTCATATATGAGCCTCCAACTTGAAATAAAGAACTCTTTAGTGTTGTAATATGGAACTTTGTAGCCTCATGCATAGGCTGCAAATTCAGCATTAAATGGATCCCTTTAATTAATTCAAGTCAAAACACTCCAGGATGTACTGAtaattgaaaagaaatgagaacaTCAAAAAGAGAGGGtttgaatttctttttcataaaagcTAGAATAGAatcattgttttttttcttatccTATCGCGGTACTGGTTGTTCCTGCTAACGTAATTGTGTTACTGTCTCTTTCAGGAAAGAGATTTTCACGCCAATGTATTTCTTTTTGGCCCGGAAGCCGCTTTCAGGCAGTCAGTAATATTGCAGCCTAAACTAATTAACCTGCCACCGTAGCCATGGAGTCCCCAGGGATTCTGACTCTGAATTGAGAAGTTGTTTTGAGTGTGTTTAGTTTCGTTCGTGCTTTTCCGTTTGATTGAGGGATGTTGTAATCTTCTAGTCTACAATCTCAATCTCAAGTTCATTTCTTCTAAGTTGGTCTTCCCGGTCTTTTTCGACCAGCTTATGCTGAATCAGTCCTTTGCACAACGGGATGTTTGGACCATAtgaaattcttaattttttttataattttattttgaaacattattcaaatataaaatactttttcaattttgatttttcaaaattttcatgttaacattacataatcattatttaaacataaaaattaatacaacttttataaattttaaaataaaaataatattcaaataattttttaattttataatattttgattcaattttttctctcatctttaaaaactcaataaaatatctgtACAGAAATTATTTCATTcctatttataaaagaaaaaaaaatctatttattattctaattcttatcattatatcatcttataatatgacattagatgataggtttacaagtaaaatataataaataatttctaaccatttaatatcacatcatagAATGATGGaatgataatgaaaattaatatgatgagtagcattactctttataaaattttgaaatattctaagggctcgtttggatttaaagagtgtttaatttcatctaatcattataattttttcaaattctcacataaaatataataaacaattcaattttttcaaatcttaaaacagtaataatgttaaaaaataatattttaacaataatttatttaacttttatctaaaattatttcatcttctaTTTGAATCCAAACGAACATTTAATCCAAACTATCCCTAAATGTCCGTTTGAATTAATCTCAACGTAATCTTAGCACCACTTGGAAAGTACCCCCTCTTTCGAATTGCTTTCATTAAATACATGTGCAGTGTGGTCTGCCTGATGGAATTTCCTCCTTCACTAAATGCTCATACATAAATTTCCCAGACATAGAGGCCATGGTAGAAAGCCTAATCTTTCCCACGTCTCTAGGACTATCCACTTTTACAAATATCAATGTACAATGTTTTCTCATCttcttgttttggatttttaCTTGCAacccctttatatatatatatatatatataacgcaGTGAAATTATTcaatattctgaatttatttttggtgagAACAGAAAATCCCACTTTTAcgtgatatatatataggaagatTATTTGCCAATATCGACCTTAAAAAAACGCGGAAAAATTGGTATCAATATGGACGGGCCGATTTCTTTGAGCAGTACTGCTACTAGTACAGGATGAAACACCAGGAAAAAAACAGGGACAGACACAAGATTTGTGGCGTAGCCATGACTTGGCAGTTTGCAACGTTGAGCAATATTATTAGCCatattttggttttggttttgattatCTGTTACAGGCTTACCTGTTATGAGTCATGACACAGCAGTACCATAACTGTGACTTTCTAAGACACGTGTGGATTCTGATCTTCAGCCTTTGAAGCCACCAACCTCCTCAATTGTCACTTTGCTCACCCAAGCCAACCATTcgttattatattaataagatCGAATcgaatcaaatcaaatcatatttttaatttatccaATAATGAAACAACGAATGCCAAACTCGAACAAGAACGAACACATAAGTGGGACATTTCACGTGAATTCAATACCTAAAcatgatatttaaatattgtatGAATTTATGATAGTTTTTAATGATTGTTGATGggatgtaaaaagaaaataaagaaaattgaaatatatattctaattgagtaatgttatatatagttatgtaGTGTATAAATATCGcgtaattactttaaaaaaaagtaaagtccatgattaaaaagttaattttcttttacgTAGAttccgtattaatttatttttttcgcaCAATcataactgcaaatatcatttacaGCATTTACATGAGTGGTACCACTGCACTTAATGATTTCATTGACCTTCACAAAAGGATGAAGATAAATAAGGTAAACTTGTCATCCACAAACTGGATTACTTAAGTTTCAAGGGGACTTTACCTCCATTTTGATCATAAAAGACCAGGTCGATCGATGGTTGCTCTGCAGTTGAATCAGCTTCTCAATTTTAAACCAGAAGCTCTTACAACAGCCAGAgaaaattactaataattaatgAATAATCTTAACTTGAAAGAGGGGATGCACAATACCCAATGAAGCACAAAAAATGGGGAACGAAAATGGTAGGACAGCATttattcatgcatgcatgggttaTTCATAATCATGAGACCCTGCTGCATCGTGCGTTCACGTACTTCTCAATGCTCCAAATGATAAAcccaccccccacccccccccccccccccccccccccaccccctctccccccctctctccttttctcctcttcccttctctctctctctctctctctctctctctctctaaatcttTTTATGCAACGAAACCGaactctctcttttctgttCTCTTGTGTTCTGTTCTCTCTTGCCAAAAGCCTCTTCTCCTCCTTTCCTCCTTTCCATGTAATGCTTGATCACCCTTGTAACACTCTCAAACTCATGTTTTCTATTATAAACGTTTTCAGTACACTGCATGcgtgctttcttttcttttgttgcgACTAATCAAACTATTTCACGATCAATGATTCTGATTCTAATGAATGCTTTTTGTGGTTGTGTTCTTCCAAttaatgcctttttttttttttttctttttttaatttggcaACACAGAGAGAAATGTCGAAGGCGGGGGGGGCACTGGGTCTGGCGTCGCGTGTCGGCGGTAGCATCGAGAAGAACGCAGTCCTCGACGCTGTAGAAGTGTATAGTTCCCCCTCGCTCTATATGAATAATTGTGAAGAAATGTTGTGAATTTCTCtactatttttatataaatagacaATTTATGAAGTGATTTAAAATGTGTCACGTCGAGTAACGAAGAATGATAAATTTATGATCTTTTATGTAAGCTTTTCGAacaactttaaatatataataatgaatcTTTCTTTCTAATGctctaaaaaatattcttatccTATGTAAAAGTATTTCTTAGAAAGGTCCTTTGGTGATGACTTTTCTGTTCTTGAGTTTTTGTTAGCATACATTGGTAAAAGCTTGGGTTAGATTATTCAGGTACGAGAAGTATCATGTCTATTATGGAGgtgaagaggaagagagaaaagCTGAATGCACTAACATGGTGAGAGCCGTTCTCTTTTTAACCATTGTTGTAGTAAGTACAAGTTGTTAACTACCAATTAGAAGCATAGAACGCCATAGTGTAAGCTGTGACACTGGAATTGTTCTGTAATGTCTGTTTTGTGTAATGTTTGTAGGTGATCTTTTGCATATTGTAAAATTGGTTAGCTCTTTTTATCCCTTTTTTCCCTAATCATGAAACATCTTTTGATCTTGATTTTCTACATGGAAGCCAAATCTATCACATTCACCTGACTGCTCGGGGAATTCttagaattatattttcttagctttcaatttgtttctgaCCATCATATAGTGGTGTTCCAAAAATGTCTGCGATCGCGTAAATGACTCAAATAAGTTCATGGATCTGGACCTAAATCCGATTAGTCTGGCATGGGCTATTTGTTGCCAACGACTATCTGTCAGTTCTTTTTACAAACTTTATGCCGAAGAAGAAATTAAACAGTCTCGCATGGATTTCAGGCAAATATTTACTATGATCTTGCTACCAGCTTTTATGAATTTGGCTGGGGGGAATCTTTTCATTTTGCACACAGGTAGCCTTTCTGGCAATGCACGATAATCTTTTTAGCCAATGTTTCTTCTTTAAATCTACAATGTGCACACTTTTGTTCTTAAAGATGGACAGGGGAGTCTCTTCGAGAGAGCATGAAGCGATACGAGCACTTCCTTGCTTTACAACTAGGCCTGAAGCCTGGACAGAAGGTTTGTTTCTTCAGTTGGAGAATTTGGAAGCTGGAAatttagttatttataatttaatttgtgacATTTTCTGATTGACATAATAGGTGTTGGACGTAGGATGTGGAATTGGTGGACCACTAAGAGAAATTTCTAGATTCAGGTGAATGACAGTTTTTTGGTTTCTAGCATCGATTAAACACATTGTCATGAAAGTCATGTTTTCAACTTgcttgtatttttcatttatattccAGGTACATTCACATCAGAAGGTTTGTAACAGAATGATAATCTTAATTAGTTGTTAGGATTGTGATTTACATTCCTTTAATAAATGGTCAGTTCAAACCTCTGAAGAAGCACTGCGACTGAGACTGACATCagattttgctttgttttttacTGCTTGTGCTGGTTTTTAAGCTTAATTTAGAAGGTTTTGAAGTTTCTATATCTATTGACGTTTCTCTCAAGGAAGTGCTCACAAGCTATGTTTGCGATTGTGGTTGTCACAGTTCAGCATCAGTTACAGGATTGAACAACAATGAATATCAGATAGGAAGGGGAAAGGTACATGCTGATCT includes:
- the LOC122292529 gene encoding cycloartenol-C-24-methyltransferase; translation: MSKPGALDLASGLGGKIDKEDVLSAVEKYEKYHVHYGGEEEERKANYTDMVNKYYDLVTSFYEFGWGESFHFAPRWKGESLRESIKRHEHFLALQLGLKPEQKVLDVGCGIGGPLREISRFSSTSITGLNNNEYQITRGKELNRVAGVDKTCEFVKADFMKMPFPDNTFDAVYAIEATCHAPDAYGCYKEIYRVLKPGQYFAAYEWCMTDSFDPNNSEHKKIKAEIEIGDGLPDIRLTGQCLEALKQAGFEVIWEKDLARNSPLPWYMPLDKSHFSLSTFRLTAVGRFITKNMVMALEFVGLAPRGSQRVQNFLAQAAEGLVEGGKKEIFTPMYFFLARKPLSGSQ